The proteins below are encoded in one region of Bosea sp. BIWAKO-01:
- a CDS encoding M20 family metallopeptidase, with product MDNRNDLWRQVDASKERFIALSERVWGMPEVCYTEQRSVAEHVAELRHQGFRITENVADIPTAVIGEAGEGGPVIAFLGEYDALPGLSQEAGVATHQPLEDGGHGHGCGHNLLGSAALLAATAMKNWLAENKIPGRVRYYGCPAEEGGAAKAFMVRSGAFDDADVAISWHPSSFWEVTPPLSLANTRADFIFTGRAAHAAASPHLGRSALDAVELMSVGVNYMREHMPSDARVHYALLDTGGIAPNVVQAHARVRYSIRARDLPGMLELVERVRKIAEGAALMTETKMEMRIISAVSNVVGNTPLENAMHGILEELGAPHFDETDRAFARDIRATLSPQEIASSWRSIGLPETEAPLADFVVPLDAPRNPMIGSTDVGDVSWVVPTVQAHAPTVAIGTPFHTWQVVAQGKSPAAHKAMVQVAKAMAATGAAVLSDPALLAAAKADLKTRVGKDGYVSPLPGAVKPPLNMSRG from the coding sequence ATGGACAATCGAAACGACCTCTGGCGCCAGGTTGACGCAAGCAAGGAGCGCTTCATTGCGCTGAGCGAACGGGTCTGGGGCATGCCCGAGGTCTGCTATACCGAGCAGCGTTCCGTGGCCGAGCATGTCGCCGAGTTGCGCCACCAGGGCTTTCGGATCACCGAGAACGTCGCCGACATCCCGACGGCCGTCATCGGCGAGGCCGGAGAAGGCGGCCCGGTCATCGCCTTCCTCGGCGAATATGACGCACTCCCCGGCCTCAGCCAGGAGGCGGGTGTTGCCACGCACCAGCCGCTCGAGGATGGCGGTCATGGTCATGGCTGCGGGCATAACCTGCTCGGCTCCGCCGCACTGCTCGCCGCGACAGCGATGAAGAACTGGTTGGCCGAGAACAAGATCCCGGGGCGCGTGCGCTATTATGGTTGCCCGGCCGAGGAAGGCGGCGCGGCCAAGGCCTTCATGGTCCGCTCGGGTGCCTTCGACGACGCCGATGTCGCGATTTCCTGGCACCCATCGAGCTTCTGGGAGGTCACCCCTCCCCTCTCGCTCGCCAATACGCGTGCCGATTTCATCTTCACCGGCCGCGCCGCCCATGCTGCGGCCTCGCCGCATCTCGGCCGCAGCGCGCTCGACGCCGTCGAGTTGATGAGTGTCGGCGTCAACTATATGCGCGAGCACATGCCAAGCGACGCGCGCGTGCATTACGCACTGCTTGATACGGGCGGCATCGCCCCCAACGTCGTGCAGGCGCATGCTCGCGTCCGCTACTCGATTCGCGCGCGCGATCTGCCCGGCATGCTCGAGCTCGTCGAACGCGTCCGCAAGATCGCCGAAGGCGCGGCATTGATGACCGAGACCAAGATGGAGATGCGCATCATCAGCGCCGTCTCGAACGTCGTCGGCAACACCCCGCTCGAGAACGCGATGCACGGCATTCTCGAGGAACTCGGCGCTCCGCATTTCGACGAGACCGACCGCGCCTTCGCCCGCGATATCCGCGCGACGCTCTCGCCTCAGGAGATCGCTTCCTCCTGGCGCTCGATCGGCCTGCCTGAAACAGAGGCTCCGCTTGCCGATTTCGTCGTCCCGCTCGACGCGCCGCGCAATCCGATGATCGGCTCGACGGATGTCGGCGATGTCAGCTGGGTCGTGCCGACGGTTCAGGCTCACGCGCCAACGGTCGCGATCGGCACACCTTTCCACACCTGGCAGGTGGTGGCGCAGGGCAAGAGCCCGGCCGCGCACAAGGCCATGGTCCAGGTTGCCAAGGCGATGGCAGCGACCGGAGCCGCCGTGCTCTCGGACCCCGCCCTGTTGGCTGCGGCAAAGGCTGACCTGAAGACCCGTGTCGGCAAGGACGGCTATGTCTCGCCACTGCCCGGGGCAGTGAAGCCGCCGCTGAACATGTCGCGCGGCTGA